ACGTTTTGTGGTTCCTTGTACTTTGCAGCACCAGAACTATTAAAAGCGCAGCCATACACAGGACCTGAGGTAGATATTTGGTCGTTTGGTATTGTTCTTTATGTCTTGGTCTGCGGTAAAGTACCATTTGATGATGAGAACTCAAGCATTTTacatgaaaaaataaaaaaaggtaaagTAGACTATCCTTCACACTTATCCATTGAAGTTATATCTTTATTAACCAGGATGATTGTTGTCGACCCATTAAGAAGAGCAACATTAAAGAATGTCGTTGAGCATCCATGGATGAACAGAGGATACGATTTTAAGGCTCCATCATATGTTCCTAATCGTGTTCCATTAACCCCTGAAATGATAGATAGCCAAGTTCTGAAGGAAATGTATCGCCTAGAATTTATTGACGATATTGAAGATACAAGAAGATCATTGATCCGATTAGTAACTGAAAAGGAATACATCCAACTTTCCCAAGAATACTGGGACAAATTATCCAACGCCAAGGGGTTGAGTTCAAGTTTAAATAATAACTACCTAAATTCAACGGCACAACAAACCTTAATACAAAATCATATTACAAGTAATCCATCGCAAAGTGGTTATAATGAACCAGATagtaattttgaagatcCTACTTTAGCATATCATCCATTACTATCAATATATCACTTGGTTTCAGAAATGGTTGCACGGAAATTAGCGAAGTTGCAAAGAAGGCAAGCATTGGCCCTGCAAGCGCAAGCTCAGCAAAggcaacaacagcaacaagtAGCACTTGGCACTAAGGTCGCCTTAAATAATAACTCCCCGGATATTATGACCAAAATGAGGAGCCCTCAGAAAGAAGTAGTACCTAATCCTGGTATTTTTCAAGTGCCGGCAATTGGAACATCGGGAACCTCAAACAACACTAATACCTCAAACAAACCTCCACTGCATGTAATGGTTCCTCCTAAACTAACAATACCGGAACAAGCGCATACTTCTCCAACATCTAGGAAGAGTTCCGACATTCATACGGAATTAAATGGTGTTTTGAAATCAACACCAGTCCCCGTGTCTGGCGAATATCAGCAACGTTCTGCTTCACCCGTAGTAGGTGAACATCAGGAAAAGAATACAATAGGCGGCATATTCAGAAGAATATCACAAAGTGGACAATCTCAGCATCCCACACGGCAACAGGAACCTCTTCCAGAAAGAGAACCTCCAACATATAtgtcaaaatcaaatgaaatttccaTCAAAGTACCGAAAAGCCATAGTCGTACTATATCAGATTATATTCCTAGCGCTAGAAGATATCCATCTTACGTGCCAAATTCTGTTGATGTAAAACAGAAACCCGCTAAAAACACTACCATAGCACCTCCTATAAGGTCAGTATCACAAAAGCAAAACAGTGATCTTCCAGCTTTACCTCAGAACGCCGAActaattgttcaaaaacaacGGCAAAAACTATTACAGGAAAATCTCGACAAATTACAAattaatgataatgataacaACAATGTGAACGCTGTAGTCGATGGTatcaataatgataatagtGACCATTATCTCTCCGTTCCGAAGGGTCGTAAGTTACATCCTAGTGCAAGGGCTAAATCGGTGGGGCATGCTCGTCGtgaatctttgaaatttactAGGCCGCCTATACCAGCAGCCCTTCCGCCATCAGATATGACAAACGATAACGGCTTTTTGGGAGAGGCAAACAAGGAGAGATACAATCCTGTTAGCAGTAACTTTTCGACCGTTCCTGAAGATTCTACCACATACAGTAACGATACTAACAATAGACTGACTTCGGTGTATTCTCAGGAGCTTACTGAGAAGCAAATTTTGGAGGAAGCTTCAAAGGCACCCCCCGGGTCTATGCCATCAATTGATTATCCAAAGTCAATGTTTTTGAAGGGTTTTTTCTCTGTACAAACAACCTCCTCTAAACCATTGCCTATTGTTCGTCACAATATCATATCTGTTTTAACAAGAATGAATAttgatttcaaagaagTGAAAGGCGGGTTCATATGTGTCCAACAAAGGCCATCTATTGAGACTGCAGCTGTCCCTGTTATAACCACTACTGGCGTGGGTTTGGATTCCGGAAAGGCGATGGATCTGCAAAATAGTTTAGACAGTCAATTATCATCCAGTTACCATAGTACAGCGTCCTCAGCATCAAGAAATAGTTCGATAAAACGCCAAGGTTCTTATAAGAGGGGCCAGAATAATATACCACTAACACCTTTAGCGACCAATACacatcaaagaaattcaTCTATCCCAATGTCTCCAAACTACGGAAACCAAAGTAATGGTACATCAGGGGAACTATCTTCCATGTCATTAGATTATGTTCAACAACAGGATGATATTTTAACAACATCAAGAGCccaaaatataaataacGTAAATGGTCAAACAGAGCAAACCAATACTTCTGGTATAAAAGAAAGGCCTCCTATTAAATTTGAGATTCACATTGTAAAGGTTCGTATCGTCGGCCTAGCAGGTGTACATTTCAAAAAGGTTTCTGGTAATACGTGGCTATATAAAGAATTGGCATCGtatattttaaaagaattaaaCCTATAGATACGTTGTTCTTACTAAATATTTCAACGTGTGtctttcaatttttattatctaatatttatctttttttaatattatagtATAATTTATTTAAGCTGAGATCTG
Above is a genomic segment from Saccharomyces cerevisiae S288C chromosome XII, complete sequence containing:
- the KIN2 gene encoding serine/threonine protein kinase KIN2 (S/T protein kinase; regulates polarized exocytosis and the Ire1p-mediated UPR; regulates HAC1 mRNA translocation, splicing and translation with KIN1 during ER stress; direct phosphorylation of Sec9p (S190) is enhanced by prior substrate priming (S192); localizes to the cytoplasmic face of the PM and sites of polarized growth; may regulate septin and cell wall organization; activation loop phosphorylation (T281) required for full kinase activity; orthologous to MARK/PAR-1, AMPK family members), translated to MPNPNTADYLVNPNFRTSKGGSLSPTPEAFNDTRVAAPATLRMMGKQSGPRNDQQQAPLMPPADIKQGKEQAAQRQNDASRPNGAVELRQFHRRSLGDWEFLETVGAGSMGKVKLVKHRQTKEICVIKIVNRASKAYLHKQHSLPSPKNESEILERQKRLEKEIARDKRTVREASLGQILYHPHICRLFEMCTMSNHFYMLFEYVSGGQLLDYIIQHGSLKEHHARKFARGIASALQYLHANNIVHRDLKIENIMISSSGEIKIIDFGLSNIFDYRKQLHTFCGSLYFAAPELLKAQPYTGPEVDIWSFGIVLYVLVCGKVPFDDENSSILHEKIKKGKVDYPSHLSIEVISLLTRMIVVDPLRRATLKNVVEHPWMNRGYDFKAPSYVPNRVPLTPEMIDSQVLKEMYRLEFIDDIEDTRRSLIRLVTEKEYIQLSQEYWDKLSNAKGLSSSLNNNYLNSTAQQTLIQNHITSNPSQSGYNEPDSNFEDPTLAYHPLLSIYHLVSEMVARKLAKLQRRQALALQAQAQQRQQQQQVALGTKVALNNNSPDIMTKMRSPQKEVVPNPGIFQVPAIGTSGTSNNTNTSNKPPLHVMVPPKLTIPEQAHTSPTSRKSSDIHTELNGVLKSTPVPVSGEYQQRSASPVVGEHQEKNTIGGIFRRISQSGQSQHPTRQQEPLPEREPPTYMSKSNEISIKVPKSHSRTISDYIPSARRYPSYVPNSVDVKQKPAKNTTIAPPIRSVSQKQNSDLPALPQNAELIVQKQRQKLLQENLDKLQINDNDNNNVNAVVDGINNDNSDHYLSVPKGRKLHPSARAKSVGHARRESLKFTRPPIPAALPPSDMTNDNGFLGEANKERYNPVSSNFSTVPEDSTTYSNDTNNRLTSVYSQELTEKQILEEASKAPPGSMPSIDYPKSMFLKGFFSVQTTSSKPLPIVRHNIISVLTRMNIDFKEVKGGFICVQQRPSIETAAVPVITTTGVGLDSGKAMDLQNSLDSQLSSSYHSTASSASRNSSIKRQGSYKRGQNNIPLTPLATNTHQRNSSIPMSPNYGNQSNGTSGELSSMSLDYVQQQDDILTTSRAQNINNVNGQTEQTNTSGIKERPPIKFEIHIVKVRIVGLAGVHFKKVSGNTWLYKELASYILKELNL